ACTTTATAAGAAAGAAGCATGTGGACCCGTTCTCCGGAGAGGGTCACCGCCTGGGAAGGTGAGGATTGTACAAGGCCCTGTGTACTTCTGTCTATGGGGATCGTTCATAGTGCACATGACTGCTGTGACTTTATCATCCATGGTGgttagacattaaaggggttgtcacaagCGTAAATATTATCCTCTAACCACTACATAGGTGATAACCTGCCGCTCGGTGGGGGACCGACCACTCATGAGATTGGGGGTCCCGTTCCTTGGAATCAATGAAGCTGCAGTTTGAGCATATGCACTGCTGTTTTATCCACTAACTGGGACTGTCAGTGATGGAGTACAGTGCTCGACTATTTCCTGAAGTGCCATAGAGAATGGAGCAGCTGGGCGCATGctcgacctgccgctccattcattcgaaGAAATGggacctccattctcatgatcggtgggggtgccacgGTCGGACCTTCGCCGATCAGCgtgttatcacctattctgtgtctAGGATAGAACatataatcttggaacaacccctttaaagaggctctgtcaccacattataagtggcctatcatgtacatgatgtgatcggcgctgtaatgtagattacagcagtgttttttttagaaaaacgatcatttttgacggcgttatgaccggttttagctttattctaatgagtttcttaatggacaactgggcgtgttttactttttgaccaagtgggcattatggagagaagtctatgacgctgaccaatccgcgtcatacacttctccccattcatttacacagcacatagctatatcgctatgtgcagacacacacacacacacacacacacacacacgcactaacgttactgcagtgtcctgacaatgaatatacattacctccagccaggacgtcatgtctagtcacaatcctgcctcttctgtagcgtctctgatatttacagcaaggcaagcgtaatctcgttttaaatgacaggttacatcgtaaatatcagacgctacagaagtgtcaggattgtgaatagacatcacgtcctggctggaggtaatgtgtatattcactgtcaggacacttcagtaacgttatagtgtgtttatgtggctgcacatagcgatatagatatatcgctatctgcagtgtaaatgaatggagagaagtgtatgacgctgattggtcactgattggtcagcgtctttATCCTATGTTATGTACATCTAGGCAAACATGGACTGGGGAAGCCCTATTAACCTGTTATAACTCCTGACACTACTGTAATTGGCGCAGTCGTGTCACTGTATTAGATCAGCTGGTCAATCAATATTTAATTGTCTTATCGGTGCATAAAGTGATATCATAGAGAAGTCTGGAAAGAAAGTGAATCTATTCTGAGGTCTTTACTTTTCTTCTCTCAGTGCAACCCCAAAAGTCATTACCAAAGCAAATGGTTTGGAGGATGGAGGTGAACAAAGTCTCCCGAGTGTTGAGCTGAAGGCTGGGGAGCCTCTGACCAACGTCAAGATCTGGCTCGCTGATGGCAAGAGGATCGTTCAGAAATTTAACACTACACACAGGTAATCCAGAAATGCCGTtttattacgtgtgtgtgtgtgtgtgtgtgtttgtgtgtaacaTAAACTGCCCATGAATAGGCGGTGTTACATACTAAAGGGAATTTTTAATACAAGACCTCACCCTGAAGATGTGTACATGCAATTTAATTAATATTATTACATTTAAAGTAAAGCTCTAACTTTGGCTGTGTTCCAGAGGTAGGACCTTCACATGTCGGGAGAAAGTGGTTCCTCCTAACCGCCGTTTCACGTGACAAGGTGGCCACATCCAGGTGGAGACTTGGTATATACTTATTTATTGCATacccccagctctgggacccgcacctattcaCTTAATTTGCACTCACTCCTACAGGAGTTCAGGAAACAGCGCAGCAAAATGTGCTTGGCTGTTTCTAGGAAAAACCCGACCACCTCATCAGTGGCTGGAGCCCAACGGCAGAAGATAGGACTGGGTCCTATAGAGATAGGTGcgcgtcccacctctaggacctgcaTATAGCGGTGTCagtgcgtaaaactacacagcgtataCACCCTGGTTGCTGCTAGGAATTCCATCCGAAAAGCCACGCCAAATTGTGTTGCGGTTTTTCAGGCCTCATGTtagctgcggaaatcctgcagcagtaaaaaaaaaatgaataaacgtACACGCCCATAGTCATGGCGACTTAACTCTCTCTCTATCTTCTGAGCATAGCCCAGCCTCCTGTGATGCTATagtccatgtgactgttgcagcagtcacatgggatggaacgtcatGCCAGGATGAATGGCTGCGCTCAGAAGAGGATCGCCTTGCTAGTACTACTGcaggggggtaagtatgagctttaTTTATTAGATTCAAATTAAatacaaatttattttgttttcatttgcgatttttgtggctgaATCGCAGCGTTTCCACGGGATAAGTCGCACTACATAggactttgttgcaggttttaccactCAAATGAATTCTATCGAGAAACCCTTCAACAGAAGatcagcgattccacagcataaattggcgTGCTGCGGCatcaaacttttttctttttcttcttctggactagtttttttttaattttatttttttccccctcgttgtggggatgagattttaaaTCGCTCCTACTCTGCTACTGtaatgaaatctgttgcggaaaatctgcagtgtttatgctacgtgttcctagccttaggccttattcacacaagtgtatttcacgtccgtgttacgcgcgttaacacAACGAATGTCAcgaacctatgcaattcaatggggccattcagtgtttttcatgtgtcttctgcgtgaaactcactacatgtcctgttgtgtgttttttgcgcatcacgcatccattgaagtcaatgggtgcgtgaaaaaaatggacagcacacggacgtcatacatgtgctgtgcgtgattcacgcaacagttgttgaagaaatgatgagaaaaagccaCCGCCTtctgtttattttgctgacgtacgaAACGTGTGACATATGGATGACgtacgtgcgtaaaaaaaatgcgtacacggatgtcacacagaactgcaacgcaagaaaaacgctcTGTTTTTTTAAGCACGCAAAACTGACaccttcgtgtgaataaggtgttAATGAGTCCATCAGACCCACAGCGGTTTgcgtttttcccatttttctactGCTTTTCTCTTGGGTCAAAAACACAGCGGCCAGATGTTACGTTAAAgtctagtaaaatatagaaaacactACATACAAAGCATTCATGCTGGACCGGGAGGAGATGACAGTAACGGGCTGTGATCTTTCTTCTGGACCTCACTTGCAGATTCCCCCTCCCTTACACAAAACTGCGAAGTAAAACTTTTATCACGCTACCTGATTTCCAACGAGCGTAGCACCGCCAATATTGTCCCTGGATTGTGGTGCCGTTTTGAAAGCTAAGATTCTGGGCTTTAATATGAAACCATCTAAGTGCTATACCTTATATTCCGCAGTCGTTTAAAGTCATAACCTATTACATACGTCCTTGGCAATGAAAGGGTTCATGCCTTATTAAACCGGTTTTCCCACTAAGCAGATTCATCCCTTATCCAcacgataggtgataattgtgtgAACACCACtaggaccccccaccgatcagtagaacaggggtcccgacaGTCATTCCTAATCACTGGACGATCATAGGGAGGAGGGTTTGAATGGAGTAGCGGTCACCCAGgtgcgctgctgctccattcaatgtctatggaccCAATGGAAACAGCCCAGTTCAGCCCTCAGCGGTTTCCATcggcactgtagacattgactggATTGGTGATAAATGTCCGTTGTGGGTAAACCCCTTTagagcttattcacacgaatggagaatacggccgtcacacggatttgtgtatttcaatggggccatttacacggtcgttgtttcaacggaccctgtgaagggtccattgataaatagaacatgtcctattcttcagttttcacggatcccttgatagactcaagtctatggggatctgtaaAAAACGGGTACAACTCTGATGTGAAAAACAGCAGATTTTTAAGTCAGAGTTTGTGCTAGTTCGAGTGAAtctggacttaaaggggttttccccacgagggacatttgacctatccacaggataggtcataaatttaagatggatgtgggtcccacctctggaacccgcacctttctctagaacggggccccttaagCCCCGTTCTACCAAtctgtgctccggctgactcccggccacttcctgattacatggtcgggagttacggaaacagctcagcTATGCTttttcgtaactaccattcagttgtatgggacttatggaaataaGCTACGCGGTTTTCACCTTCGTGGTCCGAAATCAGCCAGAGCACAAAGTTAGAAcgtgtttagggggccccattctagagatagatgtgggtcctacctctgggacccgcaactatctgacagttatgacatatcctgtatatatgtcaaaaatatccctcgtgggaaaacgccTTTCAAATAACTTTTGTCAGTCAGCCGTGATCGAAGGGATTCTCCATGTATAAGGCATAGAACTTTGTCGCTGCTTTGTCACTTGCAGATAGATACCAAACACTGCACATTTGCTATAATATCAGTGTTCAGGGGGTTAGGATAGATCTGCAGTATTGCCCACGTGGAGGTCTTATTGCAGCCAATGCATAAGTCATACCGCAGGGTATCTATGGCAATCCACactgtcatgtccctcgacttaggtttctattcactatcatgttatgttatatgctcctattgcagttgctttgctttatttagtttgtccctactatctccctgtagctaggctctgagataatagctcctcccttctttctgtgcctagttgtctttcctcatggttcccatactgtgtggtcatctcctgctcaactctggcaaaatatcatcttttcacctgctggtttgtgtacattacaagtatttcagcctgaaaataaacttctctggaaacttcccacgtgcctcttcagctgagttgacgctatctgacagtgtcttggtgtgagtaccggttcaatacagacatatacagtgagattgtctcaagggccctacaacttacagcctggtcatggagtcagaatagtgaaaagatgattatatatctgccagatccagctgtatagtcagtgtgcagctcctgcagagatagtcacagacaggcaactgcctgcagaagaaatcatcagtgtgtgtgaccccacagcatagacccttctagcaagctagcacccccacctctgtattatccacatcctgtctgtgaggtgtcatgtctgaagagaacattgcacagtcttctcaaggtgaaccatacctacagtcagaagaaagtatggatcctagtctgcagtacagtgagagagctaaacgctctgctaagcctacatggaaggttacagagaatctagaaggtgcaaaacatgaactttcttctgctgtctcaaacttatggcaaagattgctgagtcacatctccaccatctcacagcctgctcacaatgtttcaccactagagggagctctagaacagctttgtacagcatatgaacattattcactgaaaagccaggaatatgttggcattttgaagaaacttaatacaaaggattctttagaagaatttgaaagcttccagaaacttaatttggaacgagacagcctagtatgcaaaattaagtctaacacagaggcaagaatcgcgcaattacaggaaacgtcgtctcgcatttctaagtctaccagtcgttcaaaactatcttctaagtcaagatcttcaaaatattccacgctcagcgaacagctcataagagcgcgggctgaagcagaggctactaaaatacaggccgtctttgcgcaaaagaaggcaggtatggaagccgatgcagcgcgccaaaaggcagatatggaagccgatgcagcgcgccaaaaggcagatatggaagccgatgccgcgcgccaaaaggcggaaatagaaactttaaacaaacaatgcgagcatgccacagctatggcaaggttaaaggttttagaagaagctgccaggggaagtgaaagagacagcatcagtgtatgtgaagtggaggtagaagatcctcttaagcgcacaagagactacgtactaagccaaaacagtgaacctgtgattgctgctaatgatcctgacagcgcaaatatttctccagagcaacggggcacagattcttctgcagcattctgcatccaaggtcagtacaatgcattaccaatttgtcatccttacctttctccacataccacattgcaccagaaccctgcacctcagcaagctcattacacagacgcccaggtgcaatccaatatgctagcaagtcaccagactcctggcaaccacatagttccagttccatgtgtagctaaacctatggactttaaactatctcctggattgaacgcccgtgcagacccgtatttccctatgtctcttagccagaacaccgcaaataatattatcagcactactcagccagcaatactctgcccaaagtcagagagaactgacatgacagagtttgcaagatacatggttcgccgcgaacttactaaaaccggcctcacaaggttcgacgaccagcctgagaactacaggggctggaaatgtgccttcagaaccgttattagtgacattggcattactgctgctgaagaactagatctgctgatcaggtggctcggtccacagtctacagaacgtgtcaagagattgagatctgtccacatcgagaatccaactgcaggcctcatcgctgcttgggagagactggaacaaagctttggcagtcctgaagccatagagaatgctctgtttaaacggctgcaaggttttccaaaaatatctggcaaagacaatgaaaaattccaagagctcagcgacctactcttagagctccagctggccaaggcagacccacacctacctggcctcagttacctagacacagctcgtggggtaaacccaatagtttccaagctgccgtacaatattcaagaaaggtggactacacttgggtcgagatacaaaaaagaaaagcaagtctcctttcctccattttcttacttctgtgaatttatcaggaacattgcagaatccaagaatgacccaagctttacctccagtgagtccagtggtcctggttcaccccatcctaagtacgacagcccacgttctaactatagaaaccacagaggtccagtgtcagtgaaaaagactgatgtccttcccacaccctcatcagctccagacaagtacaaccaaggtgaaaagattgaaaatcctaatcgcctatgtcctattcataagaagccacatcctctcaagaaatgcattggcttcagaaagaaaccgctccaggaacgcaaagagcttctaaagaaatttagggtatgttacagatgttgtgcgtctactgaacatttcgctaaagactgtaaaactactattaaatgcatagagtgcggctgcgaggaccatgtgcaagcgctccatccatctcTATTCAGTCCTGCACCACCTGCACATTCCACTCCTGCGATAAATCATGGCGGGGAGAATGCAGAGCAAGCAGCAAATCTTACTACTGTATCTTCTTCATGCACAGAAGTCTGCGGAGACGACCTTTGCGACAAGTCCTGCGCAAAGATATGTCTAGTCAACGTATACCCCAAGGGTCAACCGGAAAGGGCCGTAAAGGTGTATACCATCCTGGACGATCAGAGCAACCGTTCACTCGCAagatcagaactctttgacctgttcaacttaaaaggagatgcttacccttacaccttgggtacttgtagtggcattacagaggtctccggaagaagagccagtggacttatagtggcttctctcaacaatcaggagatacccttacccacacttgttgagtgcaaccagataccatccaacaaagatgagattcctacgtcagaggctgctcttcatcacactcatctaagggctatagcgaaataaataccagcccttgacaagagtgcagagatcctacttctgctcggtagagacattctcagggtacataaggtacgccagcaaatcaacggaccacatgatgctccgtttgcccaacgccttgatttaggttgggttatcataggcaacgtctgtatagacaagatgaagaagcctaccaagatttcctcatttaaaactcacattttgccaaatggtcgcaacacttattttcagccatgcccACACCATTACTGGGTGAAAGAGAAGCTGAACAACAGTAAGTGGCAGCTTGACCACCAAGATAATATGAACACATTCCTGTCCTGGGATGACAGTCTTGGAGCAACAGTGTTCAATTCTACAAGTGAAGACAATAAGTTTTACTCTTTAAAACGCACCCTAAAGAGGAAACCAGAGatggaaaaacattttgtagacttcatgcaaaatatatttgatagagatcatgcagaacctgcaccaccactaaaggaaggagaagaatgctggtaccttccatcctttggcgtgtatcaccctcgcaagcctaatcaaatcagagtggtgtttgattccagcgctcagcatgaaggcgtttctctaaacaacctgctcctcactgggcctaacctaaacaacaacctcataggagtacacatccgcttcagacaagaacctgttgcagtaatggctgacatccagcaaatgttccattgcttcattgtcaaggaagacaacaggaactacctcaggtttctatggcacaaagacaatgatgtcaacaacaaggtcacagattaccggatgaaggtacatgtcttcggcaacagcccctctcctgctgtagcaatctatggattgagaaggacagcccaggaaggtgagaaggggtatggatctgatgctcatcaatttgttgagaagaacttctatgtagatgatggacttaaatccttacccacaagtgaagaggcaatcgatctcctcaccagaacgcaggcaatgctgtctgtagcaaatctcagacttcacaagattatctctaacagccagaaggtaatgaatgcgttcccctctgaagatcatgcaaccaacttgaaagacctcgatcttggttctgatgttcctcctatacaacgaagactaggtttgctgtgggacattaagcaagacacattcaccttccaagtgtcagccagtgacaaaccttttaccaagcgaggagttttatctgttgtgaacagcatctatgatcctcttggcttcatagcccccgtcaccattcaaggcaagaaattgctgagacagtttaccaccgagaacatagactgggatacttctctgcctattgagaaacaacaaaggtggaagatatggaaggagtctctgaaaatattagaacaactccaagtctcacgttgttacgttcccagctctctttcagctgccatcagaagagaaatacacattttctctgatgcgtctatcgaagccatagctgcagtagcctatctgagaatcccaggaaccaacaagcctcactgtggatttgtcctgggtaaggccaaactaaccccaaaacccgcacactctgtgccaagacttgagctttgtgcagctgtgctagcagtagagattgctgaagttattaaaaacgaaatggacattgcaattgattcatttgctttctacacagatagtaaagttgtgcttggttatatatacaaccaaacaaaacaattctatgtatatgtcagcaacAGAGTAGAACGCATTAGAAGTTTTTCTACTCCTGGGCAGTGGCAGTACATCTCCACTGACCTTAACCCAGCTGATCGTGGAACAAGACCTGAACCGGCAGCAGGCTTATGTGACATGTGGTTGTCACCTCCAAGATTCTTGTATGAGGATCCCTGTTTAATTCCTACCAACACCACCTATGAGATGGTGGATCCCGAGTCTGACAAGGAAATCAGGCCTACAAATACCACGCTCTTCACTTCTGTAATTCCAAAATTGAAGCTGAAGTCACATCGCTTTGAGCGCTTCTCAAATTGGTCATCTATTGTGCGAGCTGTTGCTCACCTAATTCATATCGCTCACTGCTTTGCTAAGGACACATCAGAGTGTCATGGCTGGCATATCTGTAAAGAACACCCTACTGTCGCAGACATCGAACATGCTGAAGAAGTCATTACCCGTTGTGTGCAACAAGAAGTATACAGTCAGGAGATTGACAATATTACAAAGGGTATCAATCTTTCCAAGAGCAGTGCACTCTTTGAACTGAATCCAGTGCTTGATCATCACAAATTGCTGAGAGTGGGCGGCCGTATAGTGAGATCTGATCTAAGTAGCAAGGAACAAAATCCTGTCGTCATACCAGGTCGGCATCATATTGCTACACTATTGGTCCGACACCATCATGAAAGAGTGCAGCACCAAGGCAGACAGTTTACGGAAGGTGCCATCAGGTCAGCCGGCTTGTGGATCGTCGGGATGAAGAGATGCATCTCCTCCGTGCTCCATAAATGTGTCAAGTGTCATAAGTTAAGAGGAAGACACCAtcaacaacaaatggcaaatctcccagcagaccggctaagtacggaaccgccctttactcatgttggggtggatgtctttggcccatggtcagttgttacacgaaggacccgtggtggagtcgcaaacagcaaacggtgggctgtgctgtttacatgtctcagcatccgagcagtacacattgaagtgattgagtctatggattcttcttgcttcatcaatgccctccgaagattcttctctatccgaggacccgtcaagcaactgaggtctgactgcggcactaacttcgtgggagccagcaaagaactgcagttagacaatttcttgtctaacaatgggtgcacatgggtgtttaaccctccacattcgtctcacatgggaggatcatgggaacgcatgattggaattgcacgcaaaatccttgactccatgttgctagatcacaagtctttgcttactcatgagatcttggtcacctttcttgcagaggtgtccgccataatcaatgcaaggccactagtcccagtatcctcggaccctgattccccagttattcttaccccggctacgcttcttacccagaagatcgggactgctgcaatccctccgggaatctttgaccacagcgacatttaccgacgccaatggaaacaggtacaatacctgtCCAACGTGTTCTGGCACCGCTGGAAGACAGAGTATTTGCACATACTTCAAAGCCGTCACAAATGGCAGACGTCGAGACATAACCTCCAGGAAGGTGACCTCGTTCTTCTAAAGGATAAGGAAGCCCATCGCAATGAATGGCCAATGGGTCTTGTTACCAAGGTTATGCCTAGTGATGATGGAAAGACTCGAAAGGTAGAGGTCAAGGTGACCAAAGGAGGCTCAGTGCGAGTTTTCTTCCGCCCAATCACTGAACTAGTGCTTCTTCTTCCAAAGAAAGAAGGCACATAAAGGACACAGCCCCCAGCTGGCTGCTAGCTGTGTTATATTTGGAACACCTTACCATTTGGAATATACAGTGGGTTGGTGGAAGTGTTGGCAAGTTGCGGCTTCCCCAATCCGAAGATGGGTTTTTTACTTGGAACTTGTACAAGCGGATACCTACTGTTGCGGACTATCGGCAACAGACTTGGAATATAACTATTGTCATTGTTTGCATGTTCTTTTTGTCTTTCAGGTTCCAGGATCCACTACTGGACATTATTCAAGGACATTCTTTCAagtttgattttattgtgaaatctaaagatttcagacggggagtgtcatgtccctcgacttaggtttctattcactgtcatgttatgttatatgctcctattgcagttgctttgctttattgagtttgtccctgctatctccctgtagctaggctctgaggtaatagctcctcccttctttctgtgcctagttgtctttcctcatggttcccatactgtgtggtcatctcctgctcaactctggcaaaatatcatcttttcacctgctggtttgtgtacattacaagtatttcagcctgaaaataaacttctctggaaacttcccacgtgcctcttcagctgagttgacgctatctgacagtgtcttggtgtgagtaccggttcaatacagacatatacagtgagattgtctcaagggccctacaacttacagcctggtcatggagtcagaatacACACAGCTGGGGACCAGTGTGGCATCTGGCTGTAGCAGTACTAGATCTGTCCAGCAGGGGgcctagatagatatatatatatattaatattttttttaccatgttATCTACATgatttatatataaaacaaagtaGCAATTTTTGAAACTTGCCCTCCATATTACTTGTTGGGCTTTTAAATATCTTCACTCCGAGCATGTGTGGACATAAAGCAAGGTTTACAAGGAAACTAACGCCCAATATTGTAACTTGTAGTTTCAGTAATAAGTGTCCTTTTATATGCATATGACATGTCAGTTACTGATTTCTTGTACATACCTCTCCTTTCTTTCTTCAGGATCAGCGATATCAGGAATTTTGTAGAGCGCATCCCTTGTAAATCAGAGAAGATCCCCTTCACGCTGGCGACCTCCTTCCCGTTGCGGGACCTTTTGGATGAGACGGTCACCATTCAGGAAGCTCGGCTGCAGAATGCCGTCCTGGTGCAGAGACTGCAGAAAACCACACCACTGTTCAGGGACGTCTAGCCCAGACCGCATCAGCAGCGGGGACTACGTAATCCTGAGGATCATGCGATTTAGTGCTTGGGTTTTATTTTGTGATATCTGAGGATCACTGTGAATAGACGGTGTACATATCCACTGACTTACAGGCTAGTATTGGCTGCACGGTCCTATCCATGGCCATATGTGCAGTCACGGCTACTTTGCTGCGCCTTCTGCGCTGCTTTACA
This genomic stretch from Rhinoderma darwinii isolate aRhiDar2 chromosome 4, aRhiDar2.hap1, whole genome shotgun sequence harbors:
- the LOC142759138 gene encoding UBX domain-containing protein 2A-like isoform X2 yields the protein MREADKTDAMKPQDRVFRMRGRSNERKRCDSFVNSLFEEAGDAGVINASPEDEAEVIIKMWKNGFTINDGQLRDYTDAANRQFMDSMRKGELPPELHKTFAKKELSVNVEDRKSEHYFIRKKHVDPFSGEGHRLGSATPKVITKANGLEDGGEQSLPSVELKAGEPLTNVKIWLADGKRIVQKFNTTHRISDIRNFVERIPCKSEKIPFTLATSFPLRDLLDETVTIQEARLQNAVLVQRLQKTTPLFRDV
- the LOC142759138 gene encoding UBX domain-containing protein 2A-like isoform X3; translation: MRGRSNERKRCDSFVNSLFEEAGDAGVINASPEDEAEVIIKMWKNGFTINDGQLRDYTDAANRQFMDSMRKGELPPELHKTFAKKELSVNVEDRKSEHYFIRKKHVDPFSGEGHRLGSATPKVITKANGLEDGGEQSLPSVELKAGEPLTNVKIWLADGKRIVQKFNTTHRISDIRNFVERIPCKSEKIPFTLATSFPLRDLLDETVTIQEARLQNAVLVQRLQKTTPLFRDV
- the LOC142759138 gene encoding uncharacterized protein LOC142759138 isoform X1 translates to MSEENIAQSSQGEPYLQSEESMDPSLQYSERAKRSAKPTWKVTENLEGAKHELSSAVSNLWQRLLSHISTISQPAHNVSPLEGALEQLCTAYEHYSLKSQEYVGILKKLNTKDSLEEFESFQKLNLERDSLVCKIKSNTEARIAQLQETSSRISKSTSRSKLSSKSRSSKYSTLSEQLIRARAEAEATKIQAVFAQKKAGMEADAARQKADMEADAARQKADMEADAARQKAEIETLNKQCEHATAMARLKVLEEAARGSERDSISVCEVEVEDPLKRTRDYVLSQNSEPVIAANDPDSANISPEQRGTDSSAAFCIQGSAISGIL